Proteins from a genomic interval of Vicinamibacterales bacterium:
- a CDS encoding M28 family peptidase: MRLRLALALPFLLALSACSRPSPIFSLENARAHVRMLADTIGSRPIGTPANARARQYVVDQLRLFGYDVRVQDVDARRPEVGYTARVANIIAVKAGPDRNAIGLLSHYDSAPEAPGGADDGLGVAVSLEAARVLGARADRRHTLFVLVTDGEESGLMGAAGLVTDRDVMDRLNAYVNVEATGSAGTALLFETGPANPWVVRPWARSAPHPRGGSFAIEIYRRLPNDTDFSILKRHDVPGLNFAAVGDSYAYHTARDTADRLTDEALRTTGENVVQTVIAMDGLDLRTRTGGEATYFDVGRTAALSWGPMAAWFIAVASLICGLLAWFRVLGASVRLVGLGRWIFEAVWALFGVAFVAAAMVGSVWALRYAREVYHPWYAHPDRLFLMLLAIGTLAGWLIVRLGAILPRRAHGAR; the protein is encoded by the coding sequence ATGCGGCTGCGGCTCGCCCTCGCCCTCCCTTTCCTTCTCGCCCTCTCCGCCTGCTCTCGCCCGTCACCCATCTTTTCTCTCGAGAACGCCCGCGCGCACGTGCGGATGCTGGCGGACACGATCGGCAGCCGTCCGATCGGCACGCCGGCGAATGCCCGCGCGCGGCAGTACGTCGTCGACCAGCTGCGGCTGTTCGGCTACGACGTGCGGGTGCAGGACGTCGACGCGCGGCGGCCGGAGGTGGGCTACACGGCGAGGGTCGCGAACATCATCGCCGTCAAGGCCGGACCTGATCGCAACGCAATCGGGCTGCTCTCCCATTACGACTCCGCACCGGAAGCGCCCGGCGGAGCCGACGACGGCCTCGGCGTCGCGGTATCGCTGGAAGCGGCGCGCGTGCTGGGGGCGCGCGCCGATCGCCGCCATACGCTGTTCGTGCTCGTCACCGACGGCGAGGAGTCGGGCCTGATGGGAGCGGCGGGCCTCGTCACCGACCGCGACGTGATGGACCGGCTGAACGCGTACGTGAACGTCGAGGCGACGGGATCGGCCGGAACGGCGCTGCTGTTCGAGACCGGCCCGGCCAATCCCTGGGTGGTCAGGCCATGGGCGCGATCGGCGCCGCACCCGCGCGGCGGATCGTTCGCGATCGAGATCTATCGGCGCCTGCCGAACGACACCGACTTCTCCATTCTGAAGCGTCACGACGTCCCCGGTTTGAACTTCGCCGCGGTTGGCGACAGCTACGCGTACCACACCGCGCGCGACACGGCGGACCGGCTGACCGACGAGGCGCTGCGGACGACGGGGGAGAACGTCGTGCAGACCGTCATCGCGATGGACGGTCTCGACCTGCGCACCCGCACCGGCGGCGAGGCGACGTACTTCGACGTCGGCCGCACCGCCGCGCTGTCGTGGGGACCGATGGCCGCGTGGTTCATCGCGGTCGCGTCGCTGATCTGCGGCCTGCTGGCGTGGTTCAGGGTGCTCGGCGCCAGCGTTCGTCTCGTCGGCCTTGGACGCTGGATCTTCGAGGCGGTCTGGGCGCTGTTCGGCGTCGCGTTCGTCGCCGCCGCGATGGTCGGCTCCGTCTGGGCGCTGCGCTACGCACGCGAGGTGTATCACCCGTGGTACGCGCATCCCGATCGGCTGTTCCTGATGCTGCTGGCGATCGGCACGCTTGCCGGATGGCTGATCGTCCGGCTCGGCGCGATCCTGCCGCGGCGCGCGCACGGCGCGCG
- a CDS encoding DUF4097 family beta strand repeat-containing protein, translating to MKMPQISTCALAGLLAVAGPALAQQETERVDRTASIRAGGELRIRNFSGTVTITASRRGDIAIQAIRRAPRERLENIKLEVRETGSGVTIEANRKSEAWRDRDDRGRDRSDVVETQLDIQVPEDVTLDVDVFSSDIRVSGVTGRQKLHTFSGDIEVTGATGSIEAETFSGDIELTLAQGAGGRVDFDSFSGSLRSDVDIATRSSRRNRVSGTIGSGGGNDYRFKTFSGDARIR from the coding sequence ATGAAAATGCCCCAGATTTCGACATGTGCGCTGGCCGGACTGCTGGCCGTGGCCGGCCCCGCGCTGGCCCAGCAGGAGACCGAGCGCGTGGATCGCACCGCGTCCATTCGCGCCGGCGGCGAGCTCAGGATCAGGAACTTTTCCGGCACCGTGACGATCACCGCGTCGCGCCGCGGCGACATCGCGATCCAGGCGATTCGCCGCGCGCCCCGCGAGCGCCTCGAGAACATCAAGCTCGAGGTGAGAGAGACGGGCAGCGGCGTGACCATCGAGGCGAACCGCAAGTCCGAGGCCTGGAGAGATCGCGACGATCGAGGGCGCGATCGCAGTGACGTCGTCGAGACCCAGCTCGACATCCAGGTGCCTGAAGACGTGACGCTCGACGTCGACGTGTTCTCCAGCGATATCAGAGTCTCGGGTGTCACCGGCCGGCAGAAGCTCCACACGTTCTCCGGCGACATCGAGGTGACCGGCGCGACCGGATCGATCGAGGCGGAAACGTTCAGCGGGGACATCGAGCTGACGCTCGCACAGGGCGCGGGCGGCCGCGTCGACTTCGACAGCTTCAGCGGCTCGCTCCGCAGCGACGTCGACATCGCCACCCGGTCGTCCCGCCGGAACCGCGTGTCCGGAACGATCGGCAGCGGCGGCGGCAACGACTACCGGTTCAAGACCTTCTCGGGCGACGCGAGAATCAGGTAA
- a CDS encoding HisA/HisF-related TIM barrel protein, whose amino-acid sequence MLIPSIDLQGGRIVQLVQGEKLAVETDDFDGWIARFQRFPKVQLIDLDAAKNAGDNSAIVTSICGRLPCRVGGGIRTIARARSVLDAGARKVIIGSSLFRDGAIDVPFAETLAARLTPDRLIAAVDARGGCVAIDGWRTRLSITPVEAVRRLEPYFAEFLFTNVDVEGLMQGLDRKAVLAVRDATSRAVTAAGGVTTEDDVDWLESVGVDAVAGMAIYTGRLKI is encoded by the coding sequence ATGCTGATTCCTTCGATCGATCTCCAGGGCGGACGCATCGTCCAGCTCGTCCAGGGTGAGAAGCTGGCTGTGGAGACCGACGACTTCGACGGCTGGATCGCACGCTTCCAGCGCTTCCCGAAAGTGCAGCTGATCGATCTCGACGCCGCCAAGAACGCCGGCGACAACAGCGCCATCGTCACGTCGATCTGCGGCCGGCTGCCGTGCCGCGTCGGCGGCGGCATTCGAACGATCGCGCGGGCGCGCTCGGTGCTGGATGCCGGCGCGCGCAAGGTCATCATCGGCTCGTCGCTGTTCCGGGACGGCGCGATCGATGTCCCGTTTGCAGAGACGCTGGCCGCTCGACTCACGCCCGACCGCCTCATCGCCGCCGTGGACGCGAGGGGGGGCTGCGTCGCCATCGACGGGTGGCGCACGCGCCTGTCGATCACGCCGGTGGAGGCGGTGCGCCGGCTCGAACCGTACTTCGCCGAGTTCCTGTTCACGAACGTCGACGTCGAGGGACTGATGCAGGGGCTCGATCGCAAGGCGGTGCTCGCGGTCCGCGACGCCACCTCCCGGGCCGTCACCGCCGCGGGCGGGGTCACCACCGAGGACGACGTGGACTGGCTCGAGAGCGTCGGCGTGGACGCGGTCGCCGGCATGGCGATCTACACCGGCCGGCTGAAAATATGA
- the hisF gene encoding imidazole glycerol phosphate synthase subunit HisF, which produces MLSRRLIACLDVRNGCVVKGVQFEDLADAGDPAALARRYNREGIDELVILDVTATIENRRALEDTLRKVSAELFIPLAVGGGIRSEADAAAALDAGADKVALNSAALAEPSLLTRLASRYGSQAIVTAIDAKRSGDRFDVFARSGRAATGREAVEWAREAADRGAGEILLTSIDRDGTRQGFDCALTAAVAGAVPIPVIASGGAGTFEHFHEVFTAGRADAALAASVFHFSEHAVAELKAYLRGRGIPVRL; this is translated from the coding sequence ATGCTGAGCCGCCGGCTCATCGCCTGCCTCGACGTCCGCAACGGCTGCGTCGTGAAAGGGGTGCAGTTCGAGGACCTCGCGGATGCCGGCGATCCGGCCGCGCTCGCCCGCCGCTACAACCGCGAAGGGATCGACGAGCTGGTGATCCTCGACGTCACCGCCACGATCGAGAACCGGCGCGCGCTGGAAGACACGCTGCGCAAGGTCTCCGCGGAGCTCTTCATCCCGCTGGCGGTGGGGGGCGGCATTCGATCCGAGGCGGACGCCGCCGCCGCGCTCGATGCCGGCGCCGACAAGGTCGCGCTCAACAGCGCGGCGCTGGCGGAGCCGTCGCTGCTCACGCGCCTCGCGTCGCGCTACGGATCGCAGGCGATCGTGACCGCCATCGACGCCAAGCGCAGCGGCGATCGCTTCGACGTCTTCGCCCGCAGCGGCCGCGCCGCCACCGGGCGTGAGGCGGTGGAGTGGGCGCGCGAAGCCGCGGATCGCGGCGCCGGCGAGATCCTCCTGACCTCGATCGATCGCGACGGCACGCGCCAGGGATTCGACTGCGCGCTGACCGCGGCAGTGGCCGGCGCGGTGCCGATCCCGGTGATTGCCTCCGGCGGCGCTGGCACGTTCGAGCACTTCCATGAGGTGTTCACCGCCGGCCGCGCCGACGCGGCGCTCGCCGCCTCGGTGTTTCACTTCTCCGAGCACGCCGTCGCGGAGCTGAAGGCGTACCTGCGCGGCCGCGGCATTCCGGTACGACTCTGA